The Neovison vison isolate M4711 chromosome 5, ASM_NN_V1, whole genome shotgun sequence genome includes a region encoding these proteins:
- the GAS2L2 gene encoding GAS2-like protein 2, with product MPWPGGRRRRPGTLGPPVRSIRPFKSSEQYLEAMMEDLAEWLRDLYGLDIDASNFLQVLETGLVLCRHANAITEAALAFLAEAPARAQRIPLPRAGVSCNEAAQPGTFQARDNVSNFIQWCRKEMGIQEVVMFETEDLVLRKNVKNVVLCLLELGRRAWRFGVAAPTLVRLEEEIDEELRQELALPPPDPPPPEPPARLPCHFRHLDQLVRSLVSRCTCPVQFPMVKVSEGKYRVGDSNTLIFIRILRNHVMVRVGGGWDTLSHYLDKHDPCRCTSLSHKTGSFQKPPVPPAQHEVRVQDGPSQPQPTMTISRSQSPLPPVDWKTYTSSGRKLRPPASSSPRAHSKWAAEAGVPRETTPFLRLQDQSPTLSWRQLPAGDSPPSPISSSPRRGQDSQDSWSSSGKREERYSSEHPRGTTPTSCFREETDSQGTLSRASASQRFQAPEATTKRTPAGGLSPLPPSSSPTKPIGLRPLPRGEAEGASSQLREPPAARSLSPVKGPTKLPLRLPPARPPTPGSSFPGIASGGPMTELESDSIPRAVPGDLAGCRHGDFSVNARQGDQKTDSQVTAKAGEPWGLGPQVLEERYPPLPLGATKDQAIYHSLEEELLANMTLLKVGGACPQGTGSGVIPRSGVYVPSLGGWWPEPGGPYDKVIQELAQGPPPLVKVDLGAWKAASTGSPKGALPKGPGGPKGKLGARESGPKVKASLSAKGTGMKKGPAPGRQDCSGPTVSANLEAPTSSPSDPNSGKCPAKIKRTLRKPQRVPSIYKLKLRPKIRPRRDHRPGKQPSRIPRPLAYLHIGSARALPRGRLGRAALGTKGVGVDGASAGEEEDRKKGELAAPLKSSPQPSEGRGLLQLDQTPLPPEEESWV from the exons ATGCCCTGGCCTGGGGGACGCAGGAGGAGGCCTGGGACCCTGGGGCCACCAGTGCGTAGCATCCGGCCCTTTAAATCCAGCGAGCAGTACCTGGAAGCCATGATGGAGGACTTGGCTGAGTGGCTTCGGGACCTCTACGGGCTGGACATCGATGCCTCCAACTTCCTGCAGGTCCTGGAGACGGGCTTGGTGCTGTGCCGGCATGCCAACGCCATCACTGAGGCCGCCCTGGCCTTCCTGGCTGAGGCACCTGCCCGAGCCCAAAGGATTCCCCTGCCTCGGGCTGGGGTTTCCTGCAATGAGGCCGCCCAGCCGGGTACCTTCCAGGCCAGGGACAATGTCTCCAACTTCATCCAGTGGTGTCGAAAGGAGATGGGCATCCAAG AGGTGGTGATGTTCGAGACCGAGGACCTGGTACTACGCAAGAACGTGAAGAACGTGGTGCTGTGCTTGCTGGAGCTGGGCCGCCGAGCCTGGCGCTTCGGCGTGGCGGCGCCCACCCTGGTGCGACTGGAGGAGGAGATAGACGAGGAGCTGCGGCAGGAGCTGGCCCTGCCCCCGCCGGACCCACCGCCTCCCGAGCCGCCGGCGCGGCTGCCCTGCCACTTCCGCCACCTGGATCAGCTG GTTCGGAGCCTCGTGAGCCGCTGCACGTGCCCAGTTCAGTTCCCCATGGTCAAAGTGTCTGAGGGGAAGTACCGCGTGGGGGACTCTAACACCCTCATTTTCATCCGG ATCCTCCGGAACCACGTGATGGTGCGTGTGGGGGGCGGCTGGGACACCCTCAGCCATTATCTGGACAAACATGACCCCTGCCGGTGCACATCCCTCT CACACAAGACGGGCAGTTTCCAGAAGCCCCCCGTCCCACCGGCGCAGCATGAAGTGAGGGTGCAGGATGGGCCCTCGCAGCCCCAACCTACGATGACGATCAGCCGTTCCCAGAGCCCGCTGCCCCCCGTGGACTGGAAGACATATACCTCTTCAGGCCGGAAGCTGaggcccccagcctcctcctcccctagAGCCCACAGTAAATGGGCAGCAGAGGCGGGAGTTCCCAGAGAGACAACACCATTCCTGAG GCTCCAGGATCAGTCACCCACCCTGTCTTGGAGGCAGCTGCCGGCTGGGGACAGCCCACCCAGCCCCATCTCCTCATCCCCCCGTAGGGGCCAAGACTCACAAGACTCATGGAGCTCctcagggaagagagaggagagatacTCCTCTGAACATCCCAGAGGAACGACTCCCACATCTTGCTTTCGTGAGGAGACAGACAGCCAGGGAACTCTCTCCAGGGCCTCCGCCTCCCAGAGATTCCAAGCCCCTGAAGCCACCACCAAAAGGACACCAGCAGGAGGACTGTCTccgcttcctccttcctccagcccaACCAAGCCCATAGGCCTCAGGCCACTACCCAGGGGTGAGGCTGAGGGTGCTTCCTCCCAGCTCAGGGAGCCACCAGCTGCCCGTTCTCTGTCCCCTGTTAAAGGGCCCACCAAGCTCCCTCTCCGGCtgccccctgcccgcccccccaccccaggaagcaGCTTTCCAGGTATTGCCAGTGGAGGTCCCATGACAGAATTGGAGAGTGACTCCATCCCAAGGGCTGTCCCTGGGGACCTGGCTGGATGCAGACATGGGGATTTCTCTGTGAATGCGAGACAAGGGGACCAGAAGACGGACAGCCAGGTGACAGCAAAAGCTGGGGAGCCCTGGGGCTTGGGCCCACAGGTATTGGAGGAGCGataccctccccttcccctggggGCAACCAAGGATCAAGCTATCTACCACAGTCTTGAGGAGGAGCTTTTGGCCAACATGACACTGCTAAAGGTGGGGGGTGCCTGCCCCCAGGGCACAGGGTCTGGAGTCATCCCTCGAAGTGGAGTCTACGTCCCCAGCCTAGGTGGGTGGTGGCCTGAGCCTGGGGGTCCTTATGACAAAGTCATACAAGAACTGGCTCAGGGCCCCCCACCCCTTGTTAAAGTGGACCTGGGAGCCTGGAAGGCAGCCTCTACAGGCTCCCCTAAGGGAGCCTTACCAAAAGGCCCAGGAGGCCCCAAAGGGAAACTGGGAGCCAGAGAGAGTGGGCCAAAGGTAAAGGCAAGCCTGAGTGCCAAGGGCACCGGGATGAAGAAGGGACCAGCTCCAGGAAGGCAGGACTGCTCAGGCCCCACTGTGTCAGCCAACCTGGAAGCCCCCACATCTTCACCCTCAGACCCCAATTCTGGCAAATGTCCAGCCAAGATTAAGAGAACACTCCGAAAGCCCCAGAGAGTCCCATCCATCTACAAGCTAAAACTGAGGCCCAAAATCCGGCCGCGGAGGGACCACAGGCCTGGGAAGCAGCCTTCACGCATCCCCAGGCCACTGGCTTACCTCCACATAGGTTCAGCCAGGGCACTCCCCAGGGGCAGACTGGGGAGAGCAGCATTGGGCACCAAGGGAGTGGGGGTGGATGGAGCCtcagcaggggaggaggaggacagaaaGAAGGGAGAACTAGCTGCCCCACTGAAGAGCAGCCCCCAGCCTTCGGAGGGCAGGGGTCTCCTGCAGCTTGATCAAACCCCACTCCCACCTGAGGAGGAGTCCTGGGTCTGA